GAGAACTCCTGCGTCGTCGCGACCTCGGCCGTCTGACGGAGCCAGCGCGCGAGGCTGTGCTTGCGCCGTTCGAGCCGTGCGGCGTCGGGCGTGCCGTCCTCGCCGAGGAAGAACCGCGCCGTCGCCGGGAACTTGAGGAAATGCGCGTAGAGCGCGTCGGTGAACGCGGCCTCGTGGGCGAGGACGACCGGCGCCGTGCGGCGCACCGCCTCCACGTCGGCCTCGCCGAGCTCGACGAACTCCATCAGCTCCCGGATGAACCGCGGCATGTCGGTCCCCGGGAGGTAGGAGGGCTCGCCCGGCGGCTGCGGCGCCGTCACCCGCGCTCAGGCCGTCCGGTTCTTGAAGTACGAGGACTTCAGCGCGATCTTGCCGCCCCTGAACGTGAACAGGTCGCAGCCCAGGACCTCGACACGCTTGCCGTCGGCGGCCGTGCCCGTGAACGTCCACTCCGAGCAGCCCCGGTCGCCCGCGACGAAGTGGCGCGCGCCGCCGAAGTGGGCGTCGGGGAACAGCTTGAACACGCGCGCGAACGCTTCGCGCACGCGCTCGCGCCCCTCGTAGCGCTTGCCGCACACCTCCGGGCCGGCGGTGGTCTCGAAGGCGCAGTCCTCCGCCATGAACGTCATGAGTGCGTCCACGTCGTGCGCGTTCCAGCCCTCGGCGAACCGCTCGAGAAATTCGACGCTCGGCATGGGGTCCTCCTCTGGTGTACGACTGT
Above is a genomic segment from Candidatus Methylomirabilota bacterium containing:
- a CDS encoding protoglobin family protein, whose amino-acid sequence is MTAPQPPGEPSYLPGTDMPRFIRELMEFVELGEADVEAVRRTAPVVLAHEAAFTDALYAHFLKFPATARFFLGEDGTPDAARLERRKHSLARWLRQTAEVATTQEFSYYLLAVGLSHSHRAHGPGGVVPPHFIVGAMSLAQSALARLFRAELADPQAALDASLAWNKLLLVHLAVLLLGYIPPARR
- a CDS encoding nuclear transport factor 2 family protein, producing MPSVEFLERFAEGWNAHDVDALMTFMAEDCAFETTAGPEVCGKRYEGRERVREAFARVFKLFPDAHFGGARHFVAGDRGCSEWTFTGTAADGKRVEVLGCDLFTFRGGKIALKSSYFKNRTA